AGGTTGAATCACCTGTCATTGTGGCAGCTGTGCCGTCGTCAAGCCACACCATTCTCTTCAACAGAGTCCTTTGTTCTGTCTGCCTCCCTCACTCTGTCCTGCTACGTGTGGTAGGTGGTGGCTGAGGCCGAGGGACGCGTCCGCGTGGAGACGAGGAAGACCCTGAGCAGCTTAGTAATAGAGGGGGCGGAGAGAGACGATGAGGGCCACTACTTCATCACCGTGACTAACCCTGCCGGAGAGGACAAGGCTGAAGTCATTGTCAAGATCGTGGGTCAGCGGCTTGCTCTCACTTTTGCCTTTTACACTTCTCATTTTCCTGCCTTTTGTTGCTCCCATCCCATTCTTCCTGGTTTTGCTGGGAGCTGTATGGTTTTGAACTGAGACTGGGGAATGGTCTGGAAACACTGATgcaacaaacacatacaaaaagaaaaaaatatatattattaataaCATAATTGGCCAGATCGACAATTTAACGACACGGTTATTTGCCAGTGAAGTGAACATTATTTGATTTGGTTCAAAGAAAGGCTATAAATATAAGGTTTAAAtggaatcattttaaaaaaagcttttcccAGTACCCACTCTGCAGCTCACATCTGCATGCATTCTTACACTGTACTGCTTAGAAGACCCACTTCCTCACCCTCACTCATACCCACGccttctctcatttctctctctgtttcatctttcctctctttccatttCCAACTGTAACCTGCCTCTCCAGATGTGCCCAACCCTCCTGAGAATGTCAAATGCACGTCAGTTGGCGAGGACTCTGCTGCAATCACATGGGACCCTCCTGCATTTGACGGCGGAGTTCCCATTAAAGGTACCCCCGAAACACACAGCATCTAATGTTCACATCTGATGTCTCCCTCCCAGGAGAAAACAGCAGTTTAGAATCCTCTCTGTTTATAACATTGCAATGTTTTTGAACTCTTTTCCAGAGAACGCTGAGCCGCTTTTAATGACTCCACCGTATGTTGATATTGCTTCCTCCAGGGTACctgatggagaggaagaaggtTGGCTCGTCCAGATGGACCAAGCTCAACTTTGATGTTTATGAGTCCACCACGTACGACGCTAAGAAGATGATTGAAGGTGTACTTTATGAGATGAGAGTGTTTGCGGTCAACGGCATCGGCATCTCTCAGCCCAGCACAAACTCAAAGCCCTTCATGCCCATTGGTGCGTTGCCATTTGTCATTAGCAGAATGGCTAATTAACAGAGGTTTCTCCACACAACGCTCATTGAGGCAGCTTAACCTACCTCCCATCCCACTTACACTGGGTATTAACGTATTAATTAGCTCCTGTCTCTTTCAGCCCCCACCAGCGAGCCCACTCGCCTCATGGTGGATGATGTGACAGACACTACCTGTGCACTCAAGTGGCGTCCTCCTGAGAGAATCGGAGCGGGTGGCATCAGTGGTTACATCATAGAGTACTGCAAAGAAGGAAGTAAATACATGCAGATCATTGCTTCATCACTTCATATTGAGGTGTTATTGGAGGTTTATCACTCATAACCAATGATAACATTAAATTTACAGAGCATTAAATTGATTATTAATGCATTAGAGATCATTAAAGCCAACTGTGATGAAATATACATTTGGATGATGTTCATCCTTCTCCAGTACAACTTTCTTTGTTCAATATTCACACCTGATTCCTGGTGAGATCTTTGGATTGACTCTGGTTCTCTGACTGGTTCCTTGCTTgccccttctcttcttctgatCTGACTCACCCCTCAGGTGACCAGTGGGTGCAGGCTAACGAGAAACCGGTGGAAAAGACCCAGTACAGGGTGAAGGGTCTCCCAGTCGCGGAGAAGATGCTGTTCAGAGTGACGGCCGTCAACCTCGCTGGGCGCAGCCCCCCCGCCACTCTCGCCCAGGCCGTCACTATCAGAGAGATCATGGGTCAGATATACGTTTTAGGTCTTCAAAAATTCAACAGATATTTTATGGATCTAATATCTAATAAATCCACCTCTTTTCACGCTCTAACTGAAGTACTGGTACCCAGTTTGGTACCAGTACTTATGTACCATTGTTAACTATGTTCAGCCACTGTTAAAGGATAGTGCTGCTCGGTGGAAAAAACCAAACATCTAATTATCAGGTTTACCACTGAGTCTTAGCTCTAATAAATATTACTGTAAACCTTCTCAAGGATTATTGCTTAATAACATACTGCATCGAAGAAGGAATAATTCcgctgtgtatttttgtatctCAATAATATGTACctctggtacacacacacactcatgaacaTACACATAACATGCTTACTGTACATGCTGTACATTTTATATATCTACATTCCCCTACACCACCCACACATCCACAAATTCTGTTTATCTTCACCACCCAGAGAATCCAAAGATCCGCCTGCCTCGCCATCTGAGAACCAAACTCATCACGACTGTGGGCGATAAGGTGAACTTGGTCATCCCCTTCCAGGTTAGTCCAAGTCTGGCCAAGCCctgagttgtttgtttgtttgttttttcccgTCTACATGCAGAGTTTTGACTACACAGACTAGATTTACAATAGCAGAGTAAAAGCAGTTCTGCCTAAAGATTATGAGGTTACTTTCACATTGACTGTATTTAACACATGGATGTAGCACCcatgacgtcacccattggtttcggggagtcggttttgtgaccaaaccatgggcatttgagctgcgccatcttggattttactgggagtgtactttccatatttggcgaagagccggttactctatgggtcagccggcggagaacccggccacttagctcggagcaaccgagctagcctaaggctaatcagctaatcagctaggctaacaagctaagcggcagctacacgcagctacatccaccacacgacagtccccgagtccgacccgactagctcgaccccgggcgaccgcgacacacagcgtacaacagagatcataatgttgctgctgtgttttaaacatgactgtttcagagagaggttttagatggagctgcagagtttggTGGTTTAATGACAACAATGAGAacaatgtttaatatttaccggctttcaccgctgcctccatccactatccacttacagttacagcagcacacaaacaacagcagccgctgactgacggagctgctctgtccatgcaatgtcggactttttaaacagaaaaatgagacgaaataaaattgtagcctagtattcccacaataaacgctctctgagagcacggaacacaccgcaacagcgttcctaacattatccgctccggccctctatctgtctcagcaaaatatgctaatacatgctaattcgtgcaaacatccaggtaaaatagtgagaaatttacttaccgaaaaaacatGCGACACAGACTCCTTcaacggtcggttagtacagtctacactacaataagccatactgtcacaaaaacctatccgaacattggcaaacaaacacgaacACTGCAGCCCCCTGTCCACCGCTGGAGATAGCTAAAgacctctggatgtagccgcctagcccagccgatgcgttagcaaagagctaactgccagtgcctgcctatggggctgtcactcaacgtaaccacgccctaatttatgtaagaactttaagcctaaataacactaaaacggttgtggtacaagaGAGTTTACAGATATTGAATTTACAgaaccccgccccccccccagatggggggggggggggggggtttctgTAAATTCAATATCTGTAAACTCTCTTAACCGAGAGAGCAAGAGCTGAAAGGGCACAGAGAGCATCACACCGTCTGACAGCAGCTTGCAAATTATTGTAATGGTGAAAAGAAGCTAACCATAAGTAGCAAAGGGGAAGCCAttgttataaataaaaacagacaagaaaagtgAGCCTTAGCTTTTGAAGAAGCAGATGAAAAGCAAGTTGTGAGACAGAGGATGTGGCTACACGATGTTCTCCTGGGAGAAAAGAGCACCAGACTTTGTTCAAGTGGCTGCTTCCTTACTGATGTAATATGTTTTCTACCTGAACCTGAGAGCTGTTTAAGCAGAGCAGGAGGCCCTACAGCAGCCAAAACATGAGATGAATTTTCTGtcgcgaaaaaaaaaaaaaagttatctgAGATCAACTTGCACCTGATTTAAAGATCTATTTGAAGGCTTTTTtcttctaacttttttttttctttttctttgctctaACTGCAGGGTAAGCCTCGCCCTGTCGTGACCTGGTTCAAAGATGGCGTTCTCCTGGAGGACAAAACAGTGGGAACTCGTACCAGTGAAGTGGACACCATCCTCTTCATCCGCTCGGCGGAGAGAACCCACTCCGGAACGTACACACTGTCTGTTCAGATTGAGAACATGTCGGACAGCGCGGACATACAGATCCAGGTTGTAGGTCAGTCCACCGACACCCTCTCGACCACCTAAAGAGAAGCACGCTTCTGTTGCATGTTCTCTCATTAAGATTAGAACACCGCGTATGGTTCATACTTCACAAGGTACACGGCTAATAACCTGTTTGGAAGGGGATGATGACTTGAGCCCAAATCTGTGACATGCCACaagttttttttcaaatttgatgATAATTCCTAATTTCATACTCCTAAGGATCTGTGACTTGAAGAAGCAAATCATCAAAGCGCTGATTCCTCTCTCACGCATAATCCTGGCTCCTGCACTGCCACTGTGGCCGCCAGCTCATTCCTCAGCTTACGGCTCGTATCCCCGGGTCAGGGTACTGGGTGGATTATTCGGCGGGGCTCCGCTGGGATTATTTGCGTGTAGACTGGGATTAGGCTTGGATTTTAAGGGCTACTCTGTCACTTCCTCCGCTGAGAAGGTTGAGCTAATGAGAGGCTGCAGCTCCTCTGATCAGGCCCCCCTCAGCTGATCTGTCACCGTACTGTCTCATCAGGAGACAGTACAGGAAGGATTAACAGGCAAAAACAGTTGCTCACAGTTTGTACTGTACTCCACAGAGGAGAGCGCACACAGCAAGATTAATGACAAATACATTACTGTGCTGTACAGTATTTCTGTACTGCTCTGGGTATAGCACAGGCCACACAGCGGGATCAATGATAAACTCACTGCATTCTTCTGCTCTGTAATCCGGACAGGCAAAGCATACTATTTCTCAGTTTGTCAGTTCTATGCCAACACAGTTTTTCTAGTAATGCATGCAGCCATCGCCGCCTTTACTTGAACCTTTGTCTTTTGCTCTGCTCATCTGTCAATCTTTGCCAAATCTCTTCTGCTGCGAGTGTtgatttctttctctccatggGACTTTCCTGCTTCAGATGTGTTTATCagtctacctctctctctctacctctaaAAGCTTGCCCGCATTTCTACCCaggcagggggaaaaaaagttagtTATCTCAACcagctgtacagtatgttcttcCCTGCTCATGATTTTCTAATGAACTTTCCTTGTTCAGAGTTTCACACAAAATCCTCCAACTCTATCTCgactctgtctcctctctcaaTCCCGTCAGAAAAGCCCGGTCCTCCCATCGCCGTGCATGTCACAGACGTCTGGGGTTTCAACGCTGCTCTGGAGTGGAAGCCGCCCAAAGACGACGGCAACTGTGAGATTATCGGCTACACCATTCAGAAGGCTGACAAGAAGACTGGGGTAGGCATGAAGAGAAGTGTATAGGAGTAGAGATATGGGGTTCAGGGGAGGTAACTCGCAGGCTACCTTATAGGAGGTCTGCAACTCTCGAGCAAGAATGACTGAGACcagtacatttatatttatgagAATCTTCTtaacagaataaagaaaaacgTTAATGTTTGTGTAACCTTGACTTGTTAATTTGCAAGTTTACATTTAAGTCTCAGGTGAGGACAGTTGCATTTTACATGCACGTAAGCAAACAGCCTGTAAATCATTTTCCTCAGTGGATGGACTGGATATTTTTCTCATGTTTAAATGCTCAGAAGCTGAAATTAAAAGGCACAGTCTGATTCTTTGTAGCATGTAGggaagacacagagcagaggaagacaggagCGACCTGAGTATGGAGTAGAAAACGTAACAACGCTTTCATCATTGCTATTTTCCAACATCTGTAACTGTCCAGTGGACCTTCATGATGGCTCTGTCTGAGCCTGCTAGGAGATTTGTCACGAAACTGCAGGGCCTCGCTATACAGTCATGGTCATTATGTTTCATGAATCGACAGGAAGGTGGACTGGGGATGGGGATTCTTCGGCTTATATAGATCTCAACCTCAGCTATAAGTCTCTTTGAACCTCTGCTCCCCccgtctccttctctttctctatctgtctctctcacatcAGGAGTGGTTCACGGTCTATGAGCACAACCGCAGGCCCAGCTGCACTGTATCTGACCTGGTCATGGGGAACGAGTATTCCTTTCGAGTGCTCAGCGAAAACATCTGTGGCCTCAGTGACGAGGCTGGCATCAGCAAGAACACCGCCGTCATTACCAAAACAGGTAATGAAATCCCCGCTGAGCGCTGTGCACTGTTACATGATAACATTGCTTTTGATGCCAAGGAACATCTAACGCACGCTGAGCTGTAGGCCACAGTCTATTCAATTAAAACATAAACGGAGCATTGTGGCATGTAATCGGTACGATAGCGAAAAGGGAAAGTCGTCAGGAACATTGCGCAACGACTAAAAACACCAACTGTAATATGATTTTTAACGATAGAACACAGTAATAACATTAGAAATACTTGTGATTAATTACTTGgacataatttaaaaagaaaatgaattcaCACTGATTATGCTAAGCAGAAATATTCTTTGACAGAgtgttaaataacatttaatacTGGCCGCGGATTATGAAAGCAACTAGGCTGGGAAATTAACACCTGCCACCAGCCAAATGCTGCtactgttgttgtgttgttgcattTGCTTACTCTACCAGAAAATCTGGCAGCCAACCAGCCAATCTCTTTTGTGTTCCAAGGAGCAGTCTGGCCCATAAAAACGTGAGAACTGTTGATCAGGATGAAACAAAAGTCAGTTTCTTGTCTCGAGAACTGAAATCGTGATCTGCAGAAATTAAAACCATTTGCTGGTGTAATAGAAATTGCTATGATTTAAACGGCAAAACAATACAGTAGGTTataaattaatcatttcaaGAGACCGTGTTTTACACAATCCCCGAGCAGAGTTGGCCTTAAAAGTGAGACACTAACTTGCCAAATATTTTGGTGTGTGTTGAACTGAGTCATGTCCATCAAAATTAAAACGTCATAAATATGTTGCTTCATTCACCAAATGGTTTTGGCCGTCTCTCCTTCGTCAGGGTGGTGTCTGTGAAGATAGCAAGTACACAAAACATataacatataaaaacacataattaaaaacatcattcTCTGGTAAACTTAATCTTTTATTAACCCATCAATGGGTGAAAAGGTTTAATATCCATTTTTAATACAGTTCTTCTTGCAGCCTCGCTTACCTTGTTTTGGGAAACTGGAAACTGCCTCAGACACCAGCTGAAAACATCTGGAAAACATGGTTTACTGGACAAGAGTTAATGTTTCTGGACTTCCACACTGGTCTGCgcctcactgtgtgtttgtaagaattaaactgaaacagaaaccaCTTCTCCGCTTGTCCAGGTTTGGCCTACAACCCTCCACCGTTCAAAGAGAAGGACATGAGCAGATCCCCCAAATTCACAACGCCCCTGGTGGACAGAAGTGTGATTGCAGGTTACACCACTGCCATCAGCTGTGCCGTCCGCGGCTACCCCAAGGTATTTACGTCTGTACCGCAAAACGTGTGCATCAGACAAACTACTTTGTGAACAAACTCTAATCtagagaacagaaaaacatgttaaaattaAGCATTATTATATAACTTTTCTAAGAATTCATCATGATaacaagaaaatgaatggaCTGACATTTAGCCTAGAAACCTGTGGAATTTACAGAAGGCAATATATCTCAGCTTTATCTTGCACATGAACAAACTCTACACGACAGCAGTATAGCACCACCCAGTCTGCATATGCTTTACCCACGCTGGTCCCTGGTAGCTCTGCTGCAAGGCTACGCCACAGATTtcatgctttgtgttttttcgaGCGAGCGCACAGGGTTTGAGTGTCAAACAGTGAGTGTAGAACAGTCAGAGAGGATTTTGATGCCTTTGCAGCAGGAGTGTATTTTTATGTCTGAAGCTAGAACAAGAGGTGGAGCAGAAAGATCTTTGAACAcacgttttccttttttctttctttcttttttttatcccacCGAATCGGCAAAGATTTGTCAAGCCGAAATGTTGACCTAATTTcacccctccctcttccctcctccctctgctctcctaCCCTCCCAACATCCCTCGCTCTGTTTatgctctccctcctcctttttctctcctccatcccgCCAATTTTGCCTCCTCCTCCGACACACCGTTTCTCAGCCAAAGATCATTTGGATGAAGAACAATATGATCATCAGTGAAGATCCCAAGTTCCTGATGCAGAACAACCAGGGCGTGTTGACTCTGAACATCCGTAAGCCGAGTCTGTTTGATGGAGGCCGATACACCTGCAGAGCCGTCAACGATCTTGGGCAGGACGAGGTGGAGTGCAAGCTGGAGGTTCGAGGTACGCTGCCTGAGCCTCGCTTCCCATAATGCCCTAGATCCAAAAGCAGCGAGCTGGAGCATGACCCGGGACAGGCCAAGTCTGTCTCTGACAGTCCTCAATAAAGCTCAGCGTGACAAATCTCCATCTCCTCTACAGTTTGACTGATCTCTTGTTGTGAAACTTCAGTTGAAATTCTGGCAGCTCGCACTAAAAATAAATCACCTCGCTGTATTTGTCAGTTAAAGTTTCAGAGACCGCAGATGACTCCGAGTGCTGTACTTTCTTTAAACAGGACGATGTAACCGGCCTCTCGTGCtgattttaatttctctttttctccgcAGTTCtacaagagaaaggagaggaggcgAAGAAATGAGCGACAGCACGAAACAGCAGAGGATACAGTTGAACAGGAATAGTAATGGATTATGTATAACGGCGTAGTCATGAATAAATATGATTAGAATAGATCACTGGTGAGGCTCTAAAGCCAATAcgcctgccccccccccccgcctttCCTTCCTATACACTTgcctttcactgctgctttgacGAATGCCACATCAGTAATATGCCATAAATTTTTACAGCAAGCTGCCACCTTGTCACTTCCTGACTGAGAGACGCCACAGAGTAGTGTAGTAGCACTGCCCCGCTGTGACCACACACAGATGGATCCTTCTTATCTGTGAAGTGGACCTGTCACTGAACACACTTATAAAACAGCCTTTCATCCATTACGGCTCcctgtgttgtctgttttgtgtcCGGGACGTTTTTATAGGTTGGGATGAATTTATGATTgtgatgcagctgcagcactgaaacCACCGCAGTGTGACCGGCCGGCTGCACACCTCTGCTTCCTCGCTGCGCCGTTAGATATGTGTGATGTGCGAGCAGGGCCCTGCGATGGTTGAACGGAGGGATCACTATTCAGCCAGGCATGGCCGACATCATGGAGCCACTGGGGTTAAAGGGGTTCTTATACACAGGTATAGACCTGCCGCATccttcatgcacacacacacaggggccaCACAtgttgactcacacacacactcgcccaCATGCTCTCATACTACAATTCTCATGGCATGACCTATAGTAGTAGGCCTTTACAGATACATGGCTTACActcatgcacatgcaaacacaaacacacactccgaATCAGGGTCTCATTAGCATCACACACTAGAGACTAATTAATGCACCCATCAACACTGCCCTAATTAGCTCTCCCACGTCATTACTGAGCAAACGAATTACCGCTAATTTACACACccgcaaaacaaacacagcaccgTCTCTGCTGGGAGAGTCCGCCGCGGCTCGCCTCACACACCAAATTAAAGCCTCACCGATGTGCTGCAACCCAGACCGCCGTCCCAAGTGACCCCgccctccctcacacactcacacacacacacgcacacacacacgctcacacagcTCTAACTCGACCAACTGACTGAAGAAGATTTGGGAAAAGATCAAGTTAGAGACAAAGAGCAGAAGTTCTGACTGAGCACATCAAATAGTTTGTGGAGCTTCctgctgcagaacaaacacGTCGGCCTCCTGTGGGGATGCGAGGGTGCTCTACTCTCCAGGCCTGTCCCACCACTGACTACATCAGGTCCCGGTCTCATGTCTCTCCAGCAGAGGGGGTAAGAGCACAGTGACAAAGACCACTACTGACCATAATTAGGGTCTGTGGTGTAATTGTGAGTAGCAGGTTATTAAGAAGTATTACATTACCAATGCATCACTGACTAAAGCTCCACACCTGCGGGCTCCCGAAAAGTGCCAGGCCTGATCCTGGCTCTTGGCACTCGCCTCGAAACATACAGCGACTCTGAGTACAACAGATTGCTTTTCCTCCTTTACATTGCAGCATGTTGTTAAAGATGAGTTGAAACAGGGTGAGGGCATAAATGCCCAGATAAAGCAGGGAAAAGCCTCCAGATACCTGAAAGTAGGCCACGATTGGTTGCACAGTAGACCTGCAGTGCAGCACAAAGCTTAAATTTTGAACCCTGTCGAGCAGTAAATGACTCTGCAAGTGAGTGTGTGGCTGTGCGCGTGGATTATGTGTGGTGTTGATATAATCTTATTGTCAGTTAACCTGAGACACAGCGTGGTGTGTTACTCCGCTGATTGACACATGAAAGCGGCGCTGAAGGTACACCGCATGCTACTTTGCATGGAAGTTTTGGGAAAAACAGATTCTTCAGAAAAACAGCATGTAACCTCGATACTCCACCTGAGCTTTACCCTCTGTTCGCGCTCTCAAAAGTGATGTTCAGTTGCTAAGCAATCAAACTAATTGTATCTACTGGCATCATCCGCGAGCCTTAAGAAACTTTCAAAACACGAGAAGGTGCAGGTTTACAATgcttctgtcagtgtttgtgtgtgggtgtgtgtgtctctccccTGCATACACAGCTTCCAAATGCCGTAAGTAGTAagccataaaaaaataaaaaataaaaataatagagCATTTTGTTTTCCCCTCATTCCCTGTGACACACCTTAAGGCTCTTTAAGTTTGTGATGTGtgaatgaataattaatgaGGAAGCATGGCAGCCCAGGAGTAAACCATCGGCTTCCTCATGCACACTGTATCTGCTCCGCTGTCTTTCCAATATTAGAACAGGCCTGCCTCAGACGAAGACGAGACAAAAGAGAGCGACAAGACAAGTTTTACCACCAGGCGAAAGGGAGGCAGAATCAGTGGGGTGCGAGCACtgttatgtctgtgtgtgagtgtgtgtctgtgtgtgttcaagaaaagaaagacaagagataccagagagacagaaacagacctCCTGAAACAGTAGGATGGAGGGAACTATAATTATGCAAGTAATTATACATGAAATCACAGACTtggagtgagagaggaagagatggagggagagaggaagagcactGGAGGGAAAGGGCCTTGCAGTGAGTCTCATCCGTGTAATTACAGTATAAGAACTAaatgaaacagagggagagcacACACATATCACGCAGGACCATCTACCTGTTTTCTCTGCACACAACGTCCATCCACCTCCTTTTAAGCAGCAACAGGACCAACTTACAGTACTGtaggttacacacacacacacacacacacacacacacacacacacacacacattcacatggactttttgtcttcatcttcttttgtccattttttttttttggttgccaTGGCATGCTGTATTGAATACCGGTGTGACTTATACCCAGTGTCATCGTCTTCATTGATTAAAGAGCCCGAACCCTCCCTGAGCTCACGACCCATATAATGAGCACAATGTATCTGGGGGGGGGTGGAGGCGTTAAAGGAGAGAGCTGCACTCACATTTCACAATAATGACAACTTCATGACGGCGTGTGGctgacaggaacacacagctctgtctgcACTGAGGGCGGCTCGGGGCTGCTGAGCTTCCGCGTCCACGTGAAGAACGTTTTCACAAGATGCTGGTCGGGGTCAGCAGGATCAGAGTTTAGGTTGGAACCGGAGTTCGGTTGGTGGAGGGACTTGTTTTGAAAGTAACGACATCCAACAGTGGGTCCTAGCTGAAGGTGAACCCGGGACAAACCTTTCAAAATGAAAGGTTAGGCAGGGCTGACAAAGATTagatgtttctgtcattttcagctcagacattattttccatcatttttcGGAGTATATCATTTTCCTGGCACTCAACACGATCCAGGTCACGTGGGAAACAGGTGAAGCAACGTATCCCGAACATCCTTCTCCCCAGACACATctttcagctcctcctgttGTATCCTGTGGTGTTCTCAGGCCAGATGGGCTCCTCCTAGTTGGAAAGACGTTCCACAGTGAGGCGTCCAAATGCGATGTCCAAACCACCTCAGCTGGCTCCAGCTGGGTTCCTCTGGAAGGACGTCAGCTTCTTTTAGCCAGCTGTATCCGTGATCTTCGTGTTTTGATCACCAGGTGAGAGCTGAAACCAAGGTCAACCAGGAGATCCAAAGCTTTGCTTTCTGGATCGGTTCCCTCTTCATCATGACAGTCCAAAACAGCACCGTTACCACTGCTGATCATATGACTCTCTGTCACTTATGAACAAAAACCCTGAGAACTTCACATGGCAGAGGAAACCCTTCATTTTTCCCTTTAGACCACATCCAAAAAACAGATCACTTCCAAAAGCAAATTTCAGTGTGACCGATGGGGGACAGAGTCGTCtctttaaacaaaaatgaatccCAAAGTTCAGGAGAAGCTTTTCTAAAGCTTCAAATGTCTGAGTTAGTCAGATCGAGTTCATCTTCCAAAGTTACAGTCTTTTTTAGCACAAAATTATCTCTTTGTTAATATCCCTCCACTGCAGCTCGGCACAGAAACTCAAAGAGGAAATGTTGCACTAAAAAGATTAACTTAGGGAGATCCCCACTAGATTTAACCAACTCAGACCACTGGAGCCTCATTTTAACTAGAGCTGatctttaaaatgcattttcttgCCCGGAGAAAAGACAGACTCAAAATCAAACGGAGCGATGTGCACAACCCTGTTTGAGCGTAACATCCACTGGTAACATGTCTGACTGTTCttaccaaagttttaccagctgaTTTCTGATGGAGCGTCTCATTCCTCACTGTTCCCCTTTACAGTCTTAACAGGCTGCTCTCAAATCCAGGTCTTATCCAGAGCATTGATTGCTCTCACTGTAATGAACATGTCTGCTGAATTAGAGATTTTGTTCTGAATTGATTAATATGATAGAAAAAGGGTGGAGAAGACTGTCAGAATTAGGACTGGATTTAGGAATTAGACTTTAACCCTTTAAAGTTTTAGGTTGCTGTGTAGAGGTGAGAATGTGGGTTTAGGGAATAAATATAGCCGACAGAAGGTTCTCATAAGTAACGTGTGTgggtgcacacatgcatgcatatgtgtgttggtgtttaaCGTGTTGGCACACACGAATGAGCCACATATTGTGTATGTAAATCCATCTGCATAGTGCGAAAGGAAGAGCAGTCTGAAAATGGTGAAAACATATGCAAAACACTGATAAACTGCACTGATAAAGACGAAGAGTGGTCG
The window above is part of the Toxotes jaculatrix isolate fToxJac2 chromosome 18, fToxJac2.pri, whole genome shotgun sequence genome. Proteins encoded here:
- the mybpc2a gene encoding myosin binding protein Ca isoform X2, producing the protein MPEPQKPAAKGDKAAAAPADKKEKPAEEEEHVPGEDPQLSELTGLFVLKPESVTATKGKDITFVAKVDSSSLTRKPSMKWLKGKWLDLGSKAGKHLQFKESYDRNTKIYTYEMSIIKVVDGDAGGYRCEVTSKDKCDSCTFEVSVQAVQDEQQDNILEAFKRSGDAGEDAGDLDFSALLKKREKKLQEPKEEVDVWEILKAAKPCDYEKIAFQYGITDLRGMLKRLKKMKMETKKSDAFLMKLDSAYSVEKGKKIQLTVEVADPDAPIKWLKNGQEIKPSAKYVFESVGNKRTLTINKCSLSDDAAYECVVGEEKCFTEVFVKEPPVTITKLLDDVHTVVGEKVEFEVEVSEEGANVKWMKDGVELNRETAGSKYRFKKDGKRHILIINEVTMEDIGMYYVFTNGGESKAELEVEDKELEVLQSIADLTLKAAEQAVFKCEVSDEKVTGKWFKDGVEVQPSDRIKMSHIGRTHKLTIDDVKASDAGDYTFVPDGYALSLSAKLNFLEIKIDYVPRQDPPKIHLDTSGTGNKNTIIVVAGNKLRLDVEITGEPAPTVCWMKGDQVVAEAEGRVRVETRKTLSSLVIEGAERDDEGHYFITVTNPAGEDKAEVIVKIVDVPNPPENVKCTSVGEDSAAITWDPPAFDGGVPIKGYLMERKKVGSSRWTKLNFDVYESTTYDAKKMIEGVLYEMRVFAVNGIGISQPSTNSKPFMPIAPTSEPTRLMVDDVTDTTCALKWRPPERIGAGGISGYIIEYCKEGSDQWVQANEKPVEKTQYRVKGLPVAEKMLFRVTAVNLAGRSPPATLAQAVTIREIMENPKIRLPRHLRTKLITTVGDKVNLVIPFQGKPRPVVTWFKDGVLLEDKTVGTRTSEVDTILFIRSAERTHSGTYTLSVQIENMSDSADIQIQVVEKPGPPIAVHVTDVWGFNAALEWKPPKDDGNCEIIGYTIQKADKKTGEWFTVYEHNRRPSCTVSDLVMGNEYSFRVLSENICGLSDEAGISKNTAVITKTGLAYNPPPFKEKDMSRSPKFTTPLVDRSVIAGYTTAISCAVRGYPKPKIIWMKNNMIISEDPKFLMQNNQGVLTLNIRKPSLFDGGRYTCRAVNDLGQDEVECKLEVRVLQEKGEEAKK